One Fusobacterium perfoetens DNA window includes the following coding sequences:
- a CDS encoding nucleotidyltransferase — translation MKKAVGIVVEYNPFHNGHKYHLNKAKELGDIVIGVMSGDYVQRGEPSLINRWKRAEIALKEGVDIICELPCFYSSQSAEIFARGSIGILNFIGVEKIIFGSESDRLENLKKIIEISEDKNFQENLKKQLEEGISYPNAYNKILKEFLDESIELNSNDILGLEYLRAIKYFGNNIEPITLKREGGGYYSEEEKNRILSATGIRKLILEKKEIEKFVPEKSYEILENEIKNNKITTLEKFYSLIRYSILEKRDRLFEIQDVEVGFEKRLYEMAIKYDNYKEFFENLMTKRYTIGRVQRILIHILLDITKNDTKYLKNNIPYIRVMGFSKKGKEYLKEFQKVKENNIEIITSFKNIQKKLSPESLRFLELNEKASIIYKIINNYEERKIPLMVE, via the coding sequence ATGAAAAAAGCAGTTGGAATTGTAGTGGAATATAATCCTTTTCATAATGGACATAAATATCATCTAAATAAAGCTAAAGAGTTAGGAGATATAGTTATAGGAGTTATGAGTGGAGATTATGTTCAAAGAGGAGAGCCTAGTCTAATAAATAGATGGAAAAGAGCAGAGATAGCATTAAAAGAGGGAGTGGATATAATTTGTGAACTTCCTTGTTTTTATTCTTCTCAAAGTGCTGAGATTTTTGCTAGAGGTTCTATTGGAATATTAAATTTTATTGGAGTGGAAAAAATTATTTTCGGGTCTGAAAGTGATAGATTAGAAAACTTAAAAAAAATAATAGAGATAAGTGAAGATAAAAATTTTCAAGAAAATTTGAAAAAACAATTAGAAGAGGGAATATCCTATCCAAATGCTTATAATAAAATTTTAAAAGAATTTTTAGATGAGAGTATAGAACTAAATTCGAATGATATTTTAGGGCTTGAGTATTTGAGAGCTATAAAATATTTTGGGAATAATATTGAGCCTATAACTCTTAAAAGAGAGGGTGGAGGATATTATTCTGAGGAGGAAAAAAATAGGATACTCAGTGCCACAGGAATAAGAAAGCTTATATTAGAAAAAAAAGAGATAGAAAAATTTGTTCCTGAAAAATCTTATGAAATTTTGGAAAACGAGATAAAAAATAATAAAATAACTACTTTGGAAAAATTTTATTCTTTAATAAGATACAGTATTTTAGAAAAAAGAGACAGACTTTTTGAAATACAAGATGTAGAAGTTGGATTTGAGAAAAGACTTTATGAGATGGCTATAAAATATGATAATTACAAAGAATTTTTTGAAAATTTGATGACTAAAAGATATACAATAGGTAGAGTGCAAAGGATATTAATTCATATACTTTTGGATATAACAAAAAATGATACAAAATATTTAAAAAATAATATTCCATATATTAGAGTTATGGGATTTTCTAAAAAGGGTAAGGAATATTTAAAGGAGTTTCAAAAGGTGAAAGAAAATAATATAGAGATTATTACTTCTTTTAAAAATATTCAGAAAAAATTATCTCCTGAAAGCTTAAGATTTTTGGAACTAAATGAGAAAGCAAGTATAATTTATAAAATAATAAATAATTATGAAG